The genomic DNA AGCAGGTTGCTGCCCGAGACGATGCCGTTGTTGACGCCCTGGTTGAACCCAGCGTTGTTGACAGCGCCGGCGAGGGTGCCGTTGGCGTTGCCGATGACGTCAAACTTGAAGCCGGCGAGCGACAGGCCGCCAACGACGCCGGTCCAGTCGGCCCACAGGTCGACCGTCACGGAGCCACCGGGGCCCGTGGAGGCGGCGCTGGGGATGCCGACGAGGACGAGGTTACCAGCAGCGCTGGCGATGCTGGCAGCGCCAGCGACAAGGAACAGAGCGATAGCCTTCTTCATCTGATCGTCTCCTCACTATGGGAAAATTGCTCTCTCTCAACACATACTGGAACGAAGAATCGAAACACAACGTTCCTGACCCAGAGCGAAGATACTGCCCTCTGCTCTCGACTTCAAGCCCCTTTCAGCAAGAAACACCGAAATGCAACAAAAAAATCTCTCGACCGCTCATGGAGCGGCCGAGAGAGTGTTTGATTATCCGATCGCATCCCTTACAGGGAGGCGTTCTTGCTGATTAGCGGCGACGACGGCCGGCAACCAGACCACCGAGGCCGAGGAGGGCCATGGAGGCGGGGGAGGGGATGATCACGTCGAAGGGACGGATCTCGAAGGTGACGGTGTGGGTCGATGAGGTGCTGGAGGTGCCAGCGCGGCTCTGGGTGCCGGAGGCGCCGATGTAGACGTTGAGCGAGCCAGCGGGGGCGATGAAGTCAATGACGGAGAGGGCGACGGTGTAGTCGGCCGCAGCGGTGCCGCCGTCGGTGTAGCTGATGGTGCCGAGGTAAGCGGGGTTGGCGTTGTAGGTGCCGCCGAAGCCCGGGGGGAGCTGGCCGCCACCGAAGTCGAGGAGGTTGGCGCCGGAGACGATGCCGTTGTTGACGCCCTGGTTGAAGTTGGTGCTGTTGACCGCGCCGGCGAGGGAGCCGTTGGCGTTGCCGATGACGTCGAACTTCCAGCCGGCGAGCGAGAGGCCACCGACAACGCCGGACCAGTCGGCGTAGACGTCCATCACCATGGTGCCGCCGGGTCCGATGGACGCGGACTGGGGAACCATCGAGAGGACGAGGTTGCCTGCCGCGCTAGCAGCAGCGGTGAGACCAGCGACAGCGACGAGAGCAACGATCTTCTTCATTTGGAAATCTCCTCACACGATCTTGGGGTTACCCTTGAACAACCACAGGTTGGTCGGGACGAACAACTCGTTCACGATCCAGTGAACAAAGTGCCTCACGTCTCGCAAACGGCAACCCTTTTCACCCAAGTACTTCGCATTTTTGATGAATCGCCCCTTGAGCGGCGCATGGCCAGGGCCTCGTCGGGCCTATCGGACCCTTTCAGAACACGAACAATGGCCCATGTGAGCCAGGACTGCGCACAAGAGGCCTTGAAGGGGGTTTGTGCCTTTGCCGGGGGGAGCCACTCGCTCTGTGGGGAGGCGGGGTTCGGGGGCGGGGCTTATGCCGCGGGGCTTGGCTTATGCTGCGCCGCTCCGGCGGTACCAGGGGGTGATGACCTCGTTATTGGCCGCGGCTCTTGCGAGGGTGCCGAGCGCTCGCGCCAATGCCTCGCCGGTCTCGACGAAGGTGACCCCGATTTCGTGACGCCGGAAGCCGACGCGGCGGATCCAGGCGATCCGGACCGGAGCGAGCATCGGGCCATCCAGAGTCTCGATGGTCATGCTGAATGCATCGCCCTTGCGCACGGGGAGTTTGCCCGTCGCGCGAACGCGAAGCCCCGAAGCGGACAGGTCGAGCACCTCGCCCAGGGTGCAGCAGATATCGTGGCACTTGACGCGGCCGTGCCGACGCTGGTTCTCGGGCGATTGCTCCGGCTTTTTCCAGACCGAGTGCTTTGCCGGGTTGTCGGGTGTGGGGGCGGGCATCGCAACACGTCGTATCGACAGGATGACCCCGGGTGTTCAGCGACCTGAGGGCTTTCCCGGGGTGGACACGGAATAGACGAGCGGCTGATGCGGCAGGAGCGAGCGGTAGGGGTGGTTATCGAACCCTGCGGACGCCGCTGGTCATGCGGGTCTCATAGACAAGCGGTGGGTTGTCGTACTTGAACTCGGTCCTGACGTCGAGTTTGTTGAGTTGTCCGCGCTGGGTGTCCCAGTCGTATTCGCCCTCGTAGGTGAATCCCTTGATCGGCTGGCCCTGATCGGGGGCCTTGGATCTGGCTTTGGCGGATGAGCCGGCCTCACCTTGTGAGCCCGGCGGCTCGATCTTGCCGGAGATGGAGACCTTCGCGCTTGTGCTTGTGGAGCTCTTCAGGCGGTGCGTGGTGATCATGTTCATGCCGAGCCCGCCGAGCGTGTCGGTGCTGGTCCATGTCTCGCGCGGCTTGACCAGGCCTGTGGGGTGGCCCATGGAGAGGAGTTCGCCGAAGGGGATGCCGATGCCGCCGGTGACGGACATGAGACCCCCGAGCCCCGCGTTTGTGAGGGCTGTGTGAGAGCCGGCACCGGGGAGAGTGGTGGGCGCGGAGATGGACGCGATGCGTCCGGAGGGCTCGATCTGGATGAGCACGCTGCTTCCGGCCATCTTGGCGAACGCTTCGAGCGCGCGGGTGTCGCTCTGGTCGGCGTTTCTCGGGCTTTGGGGCTTTGCCGAGTCGAAGTTGATGGCGTTGCCGTCGGTCTCGAGTCGGGCCACGACACGCTCGACGAGGAGCTCGACAGTCGAGCCCTTCTCGGTGTCGGACTCGATGACCTTGAGTTTGAGGTCCAGTTGCTGCTGGATCTTGGATGAGCCGTCGAGTAAGAGCGTGCCGGCTTCGCCCGCTTTGTAGGACGTGGTGGTCTCGGTCCGCATTTCGTAGCGGATTTCCTGGCCTTTTTCGAGTTTCGGGCGCAGATCGATGAGGCGCTCGGTCGTGCTCTGCGCGCTGGCATGCGACGCGGCGCCCGAGACCAGGAGCACTGCGACCATGAGGCGCCCTGGGGAGATCAGCGACGAGAACTTCTTCATGATCGGCTTCATGGTCGGCATTGTGTTGGGCTCCGCGTGGCGTGGTGCTCGTTGTTCGGGAATGAGAGGCGCTGACTGGCTGACCCACTACCGAATCGGGCAAGCTCTGGATGTGAGTACGCAAGAAGCGGTGCATTCCAGCGTGTGAGCACTGCGACATGCTCATGTCGAGGCGTTCTTCACATATCGCAAAGTGCTGCTGTGTATGGCGTTGCGACTTCTTTGCGCGATTTCATTCCGGCCACTGAATCCGGCAGTTTGGTCGTTCTCGAAACTTCGTGCGATAGGGTGAACGCCTCATGTTAAGGGCGGGGTCGGGTGGTTGCTCGGCCTTGTGCTGGTTTCTCTGTCCTGCCACATCGCACAGAAAGGAGCAGTCCATGTCAAGTGTCGCACACGTCTCGTTCCGGGGGAGTCGGATGTCGCGTGGTTTGGGCCTTGCACTGGTGGTTTCGATGGCCGCGGGCCAGGCGTTTGCGGGGACGCTTCGGGTTCCGTCGCAGTTTGCGACGATCCAGAGCGCGATCGACGCTGCGGTTGCGGGCGATGAGGTGCTGGTTGCGCCCGGTGTGTACGTTGAGGCGATCCACCTGCGCGGCAAGGCGATTGTTGTGCAGTCTGAGGCGGGTCCCGATTCCACGGTGATCGACGGGGGCGGGCTCGCTCGGTATGTCGTGACCATCAACAGCGGCGAGACATCACAAACCGTTGTTCGTGGCTTTACCGTGCGAGGCGGCCTGGGCGTCACGGGCGGATCCGGCCCGACCGGAGGCGGGGTGCGGATCGTCTCTTCGAGCCCTCGTCTTGAGAACCTCGTCATTACGGGCAACTCAGGGGTGTTCGGCGGTGGCGTGTCGATCGTGGGGGGAGCACCCGCGCTTCTCGACCTGACCGTTGCGAACAACAACGCGAACAGCGGCGGGGGTATCTACGCGGAGATGGCGAGCACACGCATCGAGGGGCTGGTGGCGACGGGCAACCGCGCGATCAACAACGGTGGTGCGGTCGCGATCACGGGCGGATCCGTCACGATGACGGGAGCGGACCTCGAAGCGAACACGGCGGGCTCGTTCGGCGGTGCGATGTTCTTGAACCACACCAACGCGCAGATCAGCATCGTTGATGCGAAGAACAACGGCGAGATGACGGTTGACGCGTACGGCACGCAGACATTCCACACGTTCGGGGGCGGGGGCGTCTATGCCACCAGCACCACCGGGCGCATCGAGCGTGCGACATTCACCGACAACAAGGCGGCGGCGGGCGCGGGAGTCTACGTCGCGAGCGGCAACGGCCTGACGATCGTGAACACCGTGGTTGCGAGGAACATCGCGGGGATCGGCGGCGCGGGCGTCTGGGCGAACAGCGCGAGCCCGACCATCATCAACTGCACGATCGTGCACAATCGTCCGGGCGGCATCTACACGACTTACAACTCGTTCCCGATCGTGCGGAACACGGTTCTCTCGAAGAATGTCTTCGGTGCCATCACGGGCGTGGAGATCTACGGCAACGGCAACACGTCGATCTCCGACAGCGTGGTGCGTGGCCCGATCCTTGCGGGCGCGACGGTCGGGCCTCGCGTGATCGATGCCGATCCTCGTCTCGATGCGTCTTTCACGCCTCTGGCGGGTTCGCCGCTGATCGACGCCGGGAACAACGGCTTCGTGCCCGCTGATGTGAGAACGGACCTTCGCGGGAAGCGTCGCTTTGTGGATGATCCTGCGACGCCGGACACCGGGACGGGGACATCACCGATCGTTGATATCGGCGCGGTCGAGTTCGTGCCGCCGCTCGCGCCGCGAACATCGACTCATTCTCGTCCGCAGCCGCTTTGAATAGTGAGTGATCAAGCGTTTGAGCTCCCGGGTCGATCTGGCCCGGGGCTCTTTCTTTTCCGTGGCATCGTTGTGGGTGTGGTGGGAGATAGAGAAAAAGGAACGGGGGCACGCTCACACCACGTGCCCCCGGGGGAGAAAGTCGTGCGCCGGCGTCAGGGCGTCGTGATGCATGACGCCGGCAATGTGTCTCTCACGCTCTGCCTATGACTCTCCAGCGAACCGAGATACTCGAACTCGATCGCGTTGCCCGATGCACGACGCCGCACCGTGCGACGCACCCCGACGAGAAACCGACTCGACGATCCCACTTTCAATCCGCGTCGGCACGACGCCTTCCCGAGAGAGCGCACGGAGATCCTGACGCACGGACTGGAGCCGGCGTGTGGGTGAACGCACGTGCGTTGTCGGGGTGGGGGCCATCCGTGCCGCGCGGCCCTCTCTCTCTCTCGCGCGGGGCCCGGCGTATCCGCCGGATCTGTCATGCCTTCCTGGCGCGGACGGGTTCGATGAGCCCGAGTCGCGTCATGAACGCCGACGCCTGCTCTATCTCCCATCGCGTGTAATCGCAGAGGACCTTGGGCTGGTTCGGCGCGCCGAGCAGCTCGATGGGAGCGATGGTCCCTCCGCGGGTGTCGATCTTGTACTCGTCGAGTGCGGCCATGATCGCGTCGGCAGCGTCCATGAGTCGCGCGGGATCGAGTGGAGCGGG from Phycisphaeraceae bacterium includes the following:
- a CDS encoding PilZ domain-containing protein, with the translated sequence MPAPTPDNPAKHSVWKKPEQSPENQRRHGRVKCHDICCTLGEVLDLSASGLRVRATGKLPVRKGDAFSMTIETLDGPMLAPVRIAWIRRVGFRRHEIGVTFVETGEALARALGTLARAAANNEVITPWYRRSGAA